A stretch of Bacillus pseudomycoides DNA encodes these proteins:
- the ybaK gene encoding Cys-tRNA(Pro) deacylase: MEYKTNVMRLLDKKKIDYKHYSYVDTEAISGIDVALVLGQSPDQVFKTLVTIGKSGQHYVFVVPVNKELDLKKAAASVREKSISMLKSKDLLSLTGYIHGGCSPIGMKKYFPTVIDNHAMEFDTIIFSAGKIGYQVELGLDELKKLIRFELHDIVVE; the protein is encoded by the coding sequence ATGGAATACAAAACCAATGTAATGCGGTTATTAGATAAGAAAAAAATCGATTATAAGCACTATAGTTATGTAGACACTGAAGCGATTAGTGGAATCGATGTTGCTTTAGTATTAGGACAATCTCCCGATCAAGTATTTAAAACACTAGTAACTATAGGGAAATCAGGGCAACACTATGTTTTTGTTGTACCGGTAAATAAAGAATTAGATTTGAAAAAAGCAGCTGCTAGTGTTCGTGAAAAATCAATCAGTATGCTAAAATCTAAAGATTTGCTCTCGCTCACAGGATATATTCATGGTGGCTGCTCACCGATTGGGATGAAAAAGTATTTCCCTACGGTTATTGATAATCATGCTATGGAGTTCGATACAATTATTTTTAGTGCTGGGAAGATCGGCTATCAAGTTGAATTAGGGCTAGATGAATTGAAAAAGTTAATTCGTTTTGAATTACACGATATTGTAGTTGAGTAG
- the rraA gene encoding ribonuclease E activity regulator RraA produces the protein MWKTTDICDALEQEVQVCQPIFKSYGKKEQFHGKIATVKVKDDNVLVKKALQTLPEGTVLVVDGDASTNCALLGDNLASIAEERKLAGIIVYGYVRDSKELRNINIGILALGTMPKRSVKEGKGETEIPLQFGGAEWITNHYAYADEDGVVVCEKCIHD, from the coding sequence ATGTGGAAAACAACAGATATTTGTGATGCTTTGGAACAAGAAGTACAGGTATGTCAGCCTATTTTTAAGTCATATGGAAAGAAAGAGCAATTTCATGGGAAGATCGCAACGGTTAAAGTTAAGGATGATAATGTATTAGTAAAGAAAGCACTGCAAACTTTACCAGAGGGAACTGTGTTAGTAGTTGATGGAGATGCTTCTACAAATTGTGCACTACTTGGAGATAATTTGGCAAGTATTGCAGAAGAGCGAAAATTAGCAGGTATTATTGTGTATGGATATGTTCGTGATTCTAAGGAACTGCGAAACATAAATATTGGTATTTTGGCATTAGGTACAATGCCAAAGAGAAGTGTGAAAGAAGGAAAAGGTGAAACGGAAATTCCTTTGCAATTTGGAGGCGCTGAGTGGATCACAAATCATTATGCGTACGCTGATGAAGACGGTGTGGTTGTATGTGAAAAGTGTATTCATGATTAA